The genomic interval GATCAGCGAGTCCCACGACGCTGCCGCGATCGCGTCGCGGTACTTGGCGATGCAGCGTCCGCGGAAGTACGCGCGGGTGTCCTCGGGAGGCTCCATCACGGCGCGAGTGATCTGTTCGTCCGTCGCGATCCTCGCGACTTCGCCCGTCGCGACCAGCCGGTAGTAGAGCCCCTTGTCCTGGCGCACGTCGTGGTACTGGAGGTCGATCAATCGCAGCTTCGGATCGCTCCAGGCGAGGCCGTCGCGTTCGCGATAGCCCTCGAGCACCCGGCGCTTGGCCACCCAGTCGAGCTCGCGATGCAGCTGGAGGGGGTCTTCCTCGAGCCGGGTGAGGACGTCCTCCCACCGCTCGAGCACCTCGAGGTTCTCCTCCGAGTCGTCCTCGGCCTCGACGTACTTCTTCGCGTGCTCGAGGTACTCCCACTGGAGCTGCACCCCGGACAGGGTGCGGCCGTCGGTCAGCTCGATCGTCGCGGATCGGCAGCTCGTGTCGCGGGACACGCGGTGGAGCGCCTGGACCGGGCTCGCCGGCGACAGATCCGGCAGAAACTCGTCCTCGACCATCTTCAGCACGATCGCGGTCGTGCCCACCTTCAGGAACGTCGCGACCTCGCACATGTTGGCGTCCCCGACGATCACGTGCAGCCGCCGGTACTTGTCCGGGTCGGCGTGCGGCTCGTCGCGCGTGTTGATGATCGGCCGCTTCAGGGTCGTCTCGAGTCCGACCTCGGTCTCGAAGAAGTCCGCCCGTTGCGTGAGCTGGTAGTCCACGTCATCAGCTTCGTCCCACTGCCCCTCCGACCCCACCTTGCCGGCGCCGGTGAACACCTGTCGTGAGATGAAGAACGGGGTCAGGTCGCGGACGATGTTGCCGAACGGCGTGGCGCGGTCGACGAGGTAGTTCTCGTGTGTTCCGTAGGAGTTCCCCTTGCCGTCGGAGTTGTTCTTGTAGATGGCGATCCGCTGGCCGGGAGGCAGCATCGGGCCGAGCTCGTCGAGCGATCGCTCCAGGATCCGCTCCCCCGCCTTGTCGTGGATCACGAGCGCGCGTGGCGAGGCGCATTCCGGCGTCGAGTACTCGGGGTGGGCGTGGTCCACGTAGTAGCGCGCTCCGTTGGGAAGGATCACGTTCGCCAGACCCAGGTCCTCTTCGACCGGCTCCCGCAATTGCACGGGCTCGTAGCCACGGGCGTCGCGCAAGGGCGATTCCTGCTCGTAGTCCCAGCGGATGCGGCGCAGCGCACCGGCGTAGCCGCTGATCAGCATCGAACTCGAGAGCACCGGGTTGAAGTCGGGCTGGCCGACCGCGGAGATCCCGTACTCGGTCTCGGTGCCGACGACCTTGGGGATGGCCATAGGCGTCAGGGTACCGCTAGAGGTACTGTCCGGCGCTCACGCGCTCGACCTGACGACCCTCGTCGCCGTCGCCCGACAGCAGGGTGCGCACGTAGACGATCCGCTCCCCCTTCTTGCCCGAGATGCGGGCCCAGTCGTCGGGGTTCGTCGTGTTCGGGAGGTCCTCGTTCTCCTTGAACTCGTCCCGGATCGCGTGGAACAGATCCTCGCCCTTGATGCCCTTCTCGCCGGTCGACAGGAACCGCTTGATCGCGTCCTTCTTCGCGCGGCGGACGATGTTCTCGATCATCGCGCCGGAGTTGAAGTCCTTGAAGTAGAGGATCTCCTTGTCGCCGCTCGCGTAGGTCACCTCGAGGAACCGGTTCTCGTCGCTGGGTGCATACATCTTCTCGACGGTGCGCTCGATCATGCGCCGCGTGGCGTCGGACAGGTCGCCGCTGGAGCGATCGGCCTCCTCGGGGTGGATCGGGACGACCGGGTGCAGATACTTCGACATGATGTGGGAGGCCTGTTGCTGGTCGGGGCGCTCGATCTTGATCTTCACGTCGAGCCGCCCCGGGCGCAGGATCGCCGGGTCGATCAGATCCTCCCGGTTCGACGCTCCGATCACGATCACGTTCTTGAGGGTTTCGACCCCGTCGAGCTCGCTGAGCAGCTGGGGAACGATCGTCGATTCCACGTCGCTGGAGATACCCGTTCCTCGGGTGCGGAAGATCGAGTCCATCTCGTCGAAGAAGACGATCACCGGCAGACCCTCCTCGCTGCGCTCCTTCGCGCGCTGGAAGATCTCGCGGATCTGACGCTCCGTCTCGCCCACGTACTTGTTCAGCAGCTCGGGCCCCTTCACGTTGAGGAAGTAGCTGCGCGCGTCCTCGCGACCCGTACGCTCGGCGACCTTCTCGGCCAGCGACTTCGCGACCGCCTTGGCGATCAGCGTCTTGCCGCACCCCGGCGGTCCGTACAGCAGCACGCCCTTGGGGGGCTCGAGCTCGTGCTCGTGGAACAGCTCCGCGTACAGGAACGGCAGCTCCACGGCGTCGCGGATCGAGTCGATCTGGCTCTCCAGACCACCGATGTCCTCGTAGCTGACGTCGGGGATCTCCTCGAGGACGAGCTCTTCGACCTCTTCCTTCGGAAGCTTCTCGAGCGCGACCCCGGAGCGCACGTCGAGCATCAAGGGGTCGCCCGCGCGGATGTGCTCGCCCCGCAGCGCGGCGGACAGGGTGGCGACGAGCTCTTCCTCGCCGCGACCGATCACGACGACGCGGTCGTCGTCGAGGCGGTCCTTCACCTTGAAGACCTCGCCCTGGCGTTCAGGGTCGAGCACCTCGACCACGTTCAGCGCCTCGTTGAGGATCACCTCGGTCCCCTTGACGAGCGCGCTGGCCTCGATCTCGGGGGCGACGTTGACGCGCATCTTCCGGCCGGAGGTGAACACGTCGATCGAGCCGTCGTCGTCGTTCGTCCGCAGGTACACGCCGAACGTCGCGGGCGGCTGAGAGAGCTTCTCGACCTCGTCGCGCAGCCCTTCGATCTTCTCCTTCTCGGCGCGCAGCGTCGTCGCGAGCTTCTCGTTCTGGCCCATCGCGCGCGCGAGCTCGCCCTTGGTCTCGAGCAGCTTCTCCTCGAGGATCTTCACCTGGCGCGGCGCGTTCGTCAGCCTTCGGCGCAGGAGCGCGATCTCGTCCTCGAGGAACGTGACCTGCGTCTGCAATTCGTGGACCTGCTTCTCGTGCATCTCCTGCTGTTCGGGGTCGAGCGGCATGTCAGCGACCTCTTCCCTCGTCCTGCGTCCAATCCTACTGGCTGGGTCTCCCATCTCCGGAACACTCGAGCGTCGGCTTCCCTTGCCTGCACATACGTCCTCGGCACCGATGCGGTTGGCCTGAGAACACCGAGGGGGTGAGGTTCAGCCGAGCTTGCGGGCCAGGCTCAGGAACCCCGTATGGGCCACCATCCGGTGGTCCGGACGCACGGAGCGTGAGGTCACGTGCCATGTCCGGAGCAGGACCTCCATCGTCTCGGCGTGGATCAGCCCGTGCTGCTCGAACGCGAGCACCAGCTGCTGGACCTGCAGGACCGTCGGCAGGTATGCGCACAGGATCGCACCCGGCTCGAGGACCGGTGCGATCACGGCGAGCTGCTCCCACGGATCCGGCAGGTCGAGCACGCACCGATCGAACGTGTCACCCGACCGGGCCACCTGCGCCATTTCGCCGGCGCGGAGTTCGAGGTGATCGGGCAGCTTGCCCGCGAAGCCCTCGATGTTGGCGATCGCCTGGGTGCGATGTTCCTCGCGTTCCTCGTAGCTGACGACACGGCCCTGCGCTCCCACGGCCCGGCACAGCGTCAGCGTCAGCGCGCCGGAGCCGGTCCCCGCTTCGAGCACCCGTTTGCCCGGCGCGATGTCTCCCCACATCACGATCTGCCCGAGGTCCTTCGGATAGACGACCTGCGCTCCCCGTGGCATCTTCAGGACCCAGTCGGCGAGCCTCGGACGGAAGCAGCGGAACACCATCCCGCCGTCGGCCCGGACCTGAACGCCCTCCTCGTGTCCGATGATGCCGTCCAACGCCAGCGCTCCGCCGTGGGTGTGGAACGTCTCGGTTGCCGCCAGCTTCACGAGGTAGTGCCGTTCCTTGTTGTCGATCAACAGGACCCGCTCGCCCACCTCGAACGGCGCGGTCACGGGGTCTCACGATCAGGGGTGCGCAGCCGGATCCTCATCAGGTCCCAAGGCTAACGCACCCGCTCCCGGCTCCAGCGGGGTCGGAGGCGTCGCCCGCCAGCCTGCGCGGAGCCGGCGGTCCGGCCCCGGTTAGGAGGCGGGGGCCGGCAGGGGGCGGGAGCCCAGCTCCACGGTGACGGATTCCTCGGAGCCGTCGGCGCGGACGAGCTCGACGTCGACCAGCTCGCCGGGCGAGCGCTCCCCGATCAGATCCCCGAGCTGGTCGGAGGTCTCGACGCTCGAACCGTCGAAGCCCACGACGACGTCTCCGACCTCGACGCCGGCGTTCTCCGCGGGGCCGTCGTTGTCGAGTCCGACGATGACCGCACCCTCCTCGACGGGCACGTCGAAGTCGAACTGCACCTCGGGGTTCGCGGCGTCCGCGGATGACACCCCCATGTACGCGGCCGGCGCCAGCGGGTTCCTTGCCGCGCTCTGGATCGTGTCTCGGACCGCGTTGATCTGGATCGCGAAGCCGATGTTCTCGGCCGCTGCCGCTCCGGCGCCTGCGGTGTTGATGCCGATGACCTGTCCGGCGAGGTCCACGAGCGGTCCGCCCGAGTTACCGGGATTGATGGCGGCATCCGTTTGCACGATATCGTCGTAGACGCGCTGTGCGTTCTCACACTCTTGGCAGTTGGGATCCTGGGCGGTGACCACGCGGTCGAGTGAGGACACGATGCCGGTCGTGACCGACGGACCTCCTTCGAGACCGAGTGCGTAGCCGATCGCGACGACCTGCTGGCCCAGATCGAGGCTGTCCGAGTCGCCGATCGGCACCGTGGCGAGTTGATCGTCGGTATCGATCTGTAGGACTGCGAGGTCCGCCTCGGCGTCACCTCCGATCACCCGCGCGTCGTAGGTCACCGGGTCGTCCACGTGGGAGGTGCGGACCGTGAGCTCCTGGGCGCCCTCGACGACGTGGTAGTTGGTGACCGCGATACCGTCCGAGCGCACCACGAACCCGGTGCCGGTCCCCTGCCCCTGGATCCCACGGACGGAGACGTTGACGACGGCCGGGAGCACCTTGCGGACGACGCCGACGATCCGTCCTTCGGTCCCGCGAGTGTCCGGTGCGGGAACGGGGTCGGGGAACTCGAGGCCCTGCCCCTGGCCCTGGTTGGTTGCGGCCGGTTGTTCGACCGTGCACGCGGCGAGCCCCATCAGTAACGCGAGTGGGACGGCCAGCAGCGAACGCCTCAAGGTCGTGTGCATCGTGCGGATTCCTCTCGTCCGTGAGTCGGGGAGCGACGGACGTTCCCCTCAGGGTACCGTCAACCCCCTATCCGACACCGTGCCGGCCTGGGTTCGCCTCGGATCGGCGAAAGCCTCTCCGACGCGGGAACAGCCCGGTGTGGGAGTCCAGATCGACTCAGCCGGTCGATGCGCGGTCCGACGCGGCGCCGGTCTCGTCGACGGACGCGGGACGCGGGAGCAGGCCGAGGCGCTCGATCGCCTCGGTGATCAGGTGATCGCCCTTGATCGACATCAGGTGCAGACCGGCGATCCCCTCCATCGCACGCAGCTCCTCGCAGAGCTCGAGGGTCATCTCCAAGGCCTCGGCCTCTTGCCGTTGTTTCGGAACGCCTTCGAGGCGCCGGACGACGTCCTCGGGAACATCGATCCCCGGCACGATGTCCCGCATGTAGGCGGCCGCGCGAGCAGAGCGAGGGATGTAGACGCCCGCGAGGATCCACGCACGCTCCGTGCAGCCGAGGTCGACGGCCGCACGCATGAACGAACGCATCCGCTGGAGGTTGAAGATGCACTGCGTCTGGATGAACTCCGCCCCCGCTTCGATCTTCTTCTCCAGCCGCGCGGGGCGGAACTCCACCGGTGGAGCGAACGGATTCTCGACCGCGCCGACAAGGAACGTGGGAGCGGAGCTCAGCGGACGCCCGCTGAGGTAGGTGCCTTCGTCTCGCAGGATCCTCGCGATCCTGATCAGGTGCATCGCGTCCAGGTCGAAGAGGGGTTTGGCCTCGGGGTGGTCGCCGGCGGTGACGTCGTCGCCGGTCATGAGGACGACGTTGCGGATCCCGAGCGCGTGCGCACCGAGCAGGTCGGCCTGCAGCCCGAGGCGGTTGCGGTCGCGGCAGCCGAACTGAGCGACGGGCTCGATCCCGCGTTCGAGAAGCAAGCGCCCCGCAGCGACCTGCGAGATGTGCGGGTGCGCGGCGCTGTTGTCGGTGCAGTTGACGGCGTCGACCTTCCCGGCAAGCGGCACAGCCGCCTCGAAGACCGACTCCGGATCGCCGCCGTCGGTCGTCTGCAACTCGGAGGTGACGGCGAACGCGCCGGACAGGAACACCTCGTGGAGGCGACTCCGGGGCCCTGCCGTCTCGGCGACCTGCGATCCGAGGGTCATGCGGGCCCCTCGGCGTCGGGGTGAGGATGCGCCCACGCAGGCGCCGCTGCGGGGGTCTCCGGCCGCACACGCCATGCTGCCGGGACGAGCTTGTCTCGCCCGGTCAGGCCGTTCTCCCACGAGGCGGTTTCCTGCAGCCGCCAGTCGACGGGAGGGTTCACGCGATCGAGATGGTCGCGCCAGATCGGGAGCGCGCGAGCGCCCTCCAAGGCCTGCACCCAGACGCAGGGCCGGTCCGGGAGGACCTCGCACGTCCCGTCTTGGAGGACGCCCCCGCAGGGACCGTTCCGCAGGTTCTTCGGGCACCGCATCGGGCAGCTCATCCCCGTGGAATGGAGGATGCACTGCCCGCACATGCGGCAGTCGAATGCCTTCTCCTTCGCGACCTTCTCGACGAGCAGCAACGCCTTGCGGAAGCCCTTCGGCTCCGGCGCGCTCGCCGGGGGTCGTCTGTCGAGTCGCTGGCCCACCTGCGGGGGCGCCTCCTGCGCCCGTGGCCGCCTAGGACTTCAGGTCGGCGGCCGGAACCTCCTTCTTCTGATCGACGAACGGGATCGCCGCGGTGCTTCCCACGAGCGAGCCGCTCTCGGATTCGATGTCGATCTTGGTCCCCGGGGTCGAGAGCTCGATCGGCACCCACACGTAGCCGATGTTCTTCTCCAGCTTCGGCGACCAGACGGCATCGGTCATGTACCCGACCTCTTTGCCCCCGTTGTGCACCGGCCAGTACTCGCTCATCTCGGCACGGAGCTCGTCACCC from Actinomycetota bacterium carries:
- the dop gene encoding depupylase/deamidase Dop; the protein is MAIPKVVGTETEYGISAVGQPDFNPVLSSSMLISGYAGALRRIRWDYEQESPLRDARGYEPVQLREPVEEDLGLANVILPNGARYYVDHAHPEYSTPECASPRALVIHDKAGERILERSLDELGPMLPPGQRIAIYKNNSDGKGNSYGTHENYLVDRATPFGNIVRDLTPFFISRQVFTGAGKVGSEGQWDEADDVDYQLTQRADFFETEVGLETTLKRPIINTRDEPHADPDKYRRLHVIVGDANMCEVATFLKVGTTAIVLKMVEDEFLPDLSPASPVQALHRVSRDTSCRSATIELTDGRTLSGVQLQWEYLEHAKKYVEAEDDSEENLEVLERWEDVLTRLEEDPLQLHRELDWVAKRRVLEGYRERDGLAWSDPKLRLIDLQYHDVRQDKGLYYRLVATGEVARIATDEQITRAVMEPPEDTRAYFRGRCIAKYRDAIAAASWDSLIFDTGRDALQRVPTREPLKGTREHVEGLLADSPDAATLVDKLQG
- the arc gene encoding proteasome ATPase, whose product is MPLDPEQQEMHEKQVHELQTQVTFLEDEIALLRRRLTNAPRQVKILEEKLLETKGELARAMGQNEKLATTLRAEKEKIEGLRDEVEKLSQPPATFGVYLRTNDDDGSIDVFTSGRKMRVNVAPEIEASALVKGTEVILNEALNVVEVLDPERQGEVFKVKDRLDDDRVVVIGRGEEELVATLSAALRGEHIRAGDPLMLDVRSGVALEKLPKEEVEELVLEEIPDVSYEDIGGLESQIDSIRDAVELPFLYAELFHEHELEPPKGVLLYGPPGCGKTLIAKAVAKSLAEKVAERTGREDARSYFLNVKGPELLNKYVGETERQIREIFQRAKERSEEGLPVIVFFDEMDSIFRTRGTGISSDVESTIVPQLLSELDGVETLKNVIVIGASNREDLIDPAILRPGRLDVKIKIERPDQQQASHIMSKYLHPVVPIHPEEADRSSGDLSDATRRMIERTVEKMYAPSDENRFLEVTYASGDKEILYFKDFNSGAMIENIVRRAKKDAIKRFLSTGEKGIKGEDLFHAIRDEFKENEDLPNTTNPDDWARISGKKGERIVYVRTLLSGDGDEGRQVERVSAGQYL
- a CDS encoding tRNA (adenine-N1)-methyltransferase, encoding MTAPFEVGERVLLIDNKERHYLVKLAATETFHTHGGALALDGIIGHEEGVQVRADGGMVFRCFRPRLADWVLKMPRGAQVVYPKDLGQIVMWGDIAPGKRVLEAGTGSGALTLTLCRAVGAQGRVVSYEEREEHRTQAIANIEGFAGKLPDHLELRAGEMAQVARSGDTFDRCVLDLPDPWEQLAVIAPVLEPGAILCAYLPTVLQVQQLVLAFEQHGLIHAETMEVLLRTWHVTSRSVRPDHRMVAHTGFLSLARKLG
- a CDS encoding trypsin-like peptidase domain-containing protein yields the protein MHTTLRRSLLAVPLALLMGLAACTVEQPAATNQGQGQGLEFPDPVPAPDTRGTEGRIVGVVRKVLPAVVNVSVRGIQGQGTGTGFVVRSDGIAVTNYHVVEGAQELTVRTSHVDDPVTYDARVIGGDAEADLAVLQIDTDDQLATVPIGDSDSLDLGQQVVAIGYALGLEGGPSVTTGIVSSLDRVVTAQDPNCQECENAQRVYDDIVQTDAAINPGNSGGPLVDLAGQVIGINTAGAGAAAAENIGFAIQINAVRDTIQSAARNPLAPAAYMGVSSADAANPEVQFDFDVPVEEGAVIVGLDNDGPAENAGVEVGDVVVGFDGSSVETSDQLGDLIGERSPGELVDVELVRADGSEESVTVELGSRPLPAPAS
- a CDS encoding methylenetetrahydrofolate reductase, which gives rise to MTLGSQVAETAGPRSRLHEVFLSGAFAVTSELQTTDGGDPESVFEAAVPLAGKVDAVNCTDNSAAHPHISQVAAGRLLLERGIEPVAQFGCRDRNRLGLQADLLGAHALGIRNVVLMTGDDVTAGDHPEAKPLFDLDAMHLIRIARILRDEGTYLSGRPLSSAPTFLVGAVENPFAPPVEFRPARLEKKIEAGAEFIQTQCIFNLQRMRSFMRAAVDLGCTERAWILAGVYIPRSARAAAYMRDIVPGIDVPEDVVRRLEGVPKQRQEAEALEMTLELCEELRAMEGIAGLHLMSIKGDHLITEAIERLGLLPRPASVDETGAASDRASTG
- a CDS encoding methylenetetrahydrofolate reductase C-terminal domain-containing protein: MGQRLDRRPPASAPEPKGFRKALLLVEKVAKEKAFDCRMCGQCILHSTGMSCPMRCPKNLRNGPCGGVLQDGTCEVLPDRPCVWVQALEGARALPIWRDHLDRVNPPVDWRLQETASWENGLTGRDKLVPAAWRVRPETPAAAPAWAHPHPDAEGPA